The following are encoded in a window of Nitrospinota bacterium genomic DNA:
- a CDS encoding SGNH/GDSL hydrolase family protein encodes MNKTFTASLVILISAGLCLGLMEVVCRVMYTIKMDYQVEMSKYAATVKRASENFNVGHEHRPNQKETLMGVEFRTNAHGFRGGDYPLEKSAGAYRVMLLGDSLTVGWGAKEEDLFATRLETSLKEYFKKNGIPQTPQVINTGVGNYNTDQQVSFFEWRGRAFKPDMVILNYFINDAEPTPRQKSPFIIKYSYLAMLLWGRVDTFRRMYISGERYDNYYANLYRDDADGWRGMKEAIGRLANLSKEEGGFRLVVALLPELHAVGPKYGFADIYGKVEKASRGVGVKEVVDLSPRFAGEKPESLWVSPDDAHPNGKAHRIIADGLFEYITEHGLLPAGDAGKQVAAGKK; translated from the coding sequence ATGAACAAGACTTTTACCGCCTCTTTGGTGATATTGATAAGCGCCGGGCTTTGCCTGGGATTGATGGAAGTGGTGTGCCGCGTCATGTACACCATCAAGATGGACTACCAGGTGGAGATGAGCAAGTACGCCGCCACGGTGAAAAGGGCATCCGAAAACTTCAACGTCGGGCACGAGCACAGGCCTAACCAGAAGGAAACCTTGATGGGGGTGGAGTTCCGGACAAACGCCCACGGATTCCGTGGCGGTGACTATCCTCTCGAAAAATCGGCCGGGGCCTACCGCGTGATGCTGCTCGGGGATTCGCTGACAGTGGGCTGGGGAGCCAAGGAGGAGGACCTTTTCGCCACACGGCTTGAAACGTCGCTCAAGGAATACTTCAAGAAGAACGGCATTCCACAGACGCCGCAGGTGATCAACACCGGCGTCGGCAACTATAATACCGACCAGCAGGTCTCGTTCTTCGAATGGCGCGGCCGGGCCTTCAAGCCGGACATGGTGATACTCAATTACTTCATCAACGACGCGGAGCCCACCCCCCGGCAAAAATCGCCTTTCATAATCAAATACTCGTATCTGGCCATGCTCCTTTGGGGGAGGGTGGACACTTTCAGGCGGATGTATATTTCCGGCGAGAGATATGACAATTATTACGCCAACCTGTACCGTGACGACGCGGATGGATGGCGCGGGATGAAGGAGGCCATTGGCCGCCTTGCGAATTTGTCCAAGGAGGAGGGCGGATTCAGGCTGGTGGTGGCGCTTTTGCCGGAACTGCACGCAGTCGGCCCGAAATATGGATTCGCCGATATATATGGAAAAGTGGAGAAGGCCTCGCGCGGCGTCGGCGTGAAAGAAGTCGTGGACCTTTCGCCGAGGTTCGCCGGGGAGAAGCCGGAGTCGCTTTGGGTAAGCCCCGATGACGCCCATCCCAACGGCAAGGCGCACCGGATAATCGCGGACGGCCTGTTTGAATACATAACGGAACACGGCCTCTTGCCCGCCGGGGACGCCGGCAAACAGGTTGCAGCCGGGAAGAAGTAG
- a CDS encoding MBOAT family protein: MLFHSYVFLLAFLPVTVIVYYLLGRRHKELSLAWLAAASLFFYSWWNPRYLPLLVASIFFNYLAGVNISRNREGNKGAAKRFLYYGIAGNLSLLCYYKYMNFFVQNVNEVFGSSFIANNLILPLGISFYTFTQIAMLVDFYKGTAKEYNFIHCVLFVSYFPHLIAGPIIHHKDVMPQFARAELMPDSREFLQGVVIFFLGLLKKTVFADSLAPYPTSVFAAAGHGGAIGFVDAWAGSVAYSMQLYFDFSGYSDMAIGLSLLFGIKLPVNFNSPYKADSIIDFWRRWHITLSKFFQEYVFYPLIFSKFCRKYLQVPALAGGKKLDLNLEINFIVVMILIGFWHTANWQCILYGVLQGIYLATNNLFHTFFGKNRFNTPLGRTFTTILTFTAVVISLAVFRSESMTGVRMMVSGMADIQGVFQPGGQLTLMTGALLAVSCVIAWFFPNVQEIVGKISERFKETRFSFAAIIYGIIIFYVAVLTALIITQPPNEQARPFLYFDF; the protein is encoded by the coding sequence AAGGAATTGTCTCTGGCATGGCTTGCGGCCGCCTCTCTGTTTTTCTATTCGTGGTGGAACCCCAGATACCTGCCGTTGCTGGTTGCCTCGATCTTCTTTAACTACCTTGCCGGGGTCAATATCTCCCGCAACAGGGAGGGGAACAAGGGGGCGGCCAAAAGATTCCTTTACTACGGCATCGCGGGGAACCTTTCCCTGCTGTGCTATTACAAATACATGAACTTCTTCGTCCAGAACGTGAACGAAGTGTTCGGCTCCAGCTTCATTGCAAACAACCTTATCCTGCCGCTGGGGATATCGTTCTACACTTTCACGCAGATAGCGATGCTGGTGGACTTTTACAAGGGGACCGCGAAGGAGTATAACTTCATCCATTGCGTCCTGTTCGTCTCGTATTTCCCGCATCTGATCGCCGGCCCCATCATCCACCACAAAGATGTCATGCCCCAGTTCGCCCGGGCCGAGCTGATGCCCGACAGCAGGGAATTCCTGCAGGGGGTGGTGATATTCTTCCTGGGCCTGCTCAAGAAGACCGTGTTCGCGGACAGCCTTGCGCCATATCCAACGAGCGTGTTCGCCGCAGCGGGACACGGCGGAGCGATAGGCTTTGTGGACGCATGGGCCGGGTCTGTCGCCTATTCCATGCAGCTTTACTTCGATTTTTCCGGATATTCCGACATGGCCATCGGGCTTTCCCTTCTGTTCGGGATAAAGCTGCCGGTGAACTTCAATTCTCCGTATAAGGCGGACAGCATCATCGACTTCTGGCGAAGGTGGCACATCACGTTGTCGAAGTTTTTCCAGGAGTATGTGTTCTACCCCCTGATTTTTTCGAAATTCTGCCGCAAGTATCTTCAAGTCCCGGCGCTTGCGGGGGGAAAAAAGCTGGACCTGAACCTTGAGATAAATTTCATTGTAGTGATGATCCTCATCGGTTTCTGGCACACCGCCAACTGGCAGTGCATACTTTATGGAGTGTTGCAGGGGATTTATCTGGCCACCAACAACCTGTTCCACACCTTCTTCGGCAAGAACAGGTTCAATACACCGCTTGGCAGGACTTTCACCACAATTCTCACTTTCACGGCGGTGGTGATATCACTGGCTGTGTTCCGGTCGGAAAGCATGACGGGAGTGCGCATGATGGTGTCCGGCATGGCGGACATACAGGGTGTTTTCCAGCCTGGCGGCCAGTTGACCCTGATGACCGGGGCGCTGCTTGCCGTATCCTGCGTCATCGCATGGTTCTTCCCGAACGTGCAGGAGATCGTGGGCAAAATTTCGGAGCGTTTCAAGGAGACACGTTTTTCGTTCGCGGCCATCATTTACGGAATAATCATATTTTACGTGGCCGTCCTCACGGCTCTCATCATCACCCAGCCGCCAAACGAACAGGCGCGGCCGTTCCTTTACTTCGACTTTTAG